A window of the Lactuca sativa cultivar Salinas chromosome 7, Lsat_Salinas_v11, whole genome shotgun sequence genome harbors these coding sequences:
- the LOC111880704 gene encoding DNA damage-binding protein 1, with translation MSTYNYVVTAHKPTNVTHSCVGNFTGPQELNLIIAKCTRIEIHLLTPQGLQPMLDVPIYGRIATLELFRPHGETQDLLFIATERYKFCVLQWDADANEVLTRAMGDVSDRIGRPTDNGQIGIIDPDCRLIGLHLYDGLFKVIPFDNKGQLKEAFNIRLEELQVLDIKFLYGCPKPTIVVLYQDNKDARHVKTYEVSLKDKDFVEGPWSQNNLDNGADLLIPVPPPFCGVLIIGEETIVYCSASAFKAIPIRPSITRAYGRVDADGSRYLLGDHSGLLHLLVIAHEKEKVTGLKIELLGETSIASTISYLDNAFVYVGSSYGDSQLIKLNLQPDPKGSYVEVLERYVNLGPIVDFCVVDLERQGQGQVVTCSGAYKDGSLRIVRNGIGINEQASVELQGIKGMWSLRSATDDIYDTFLVVSFISETRILAMNLEDELEETEIEGFCSQVQTLFCHDAIHNQLVQVTSSSVRLVSSSSGELRNEWHAPNDYSINVATANATQVLLATRGGHLVYLEIGDGVLVEKKHAELKYDISCLDINPIGENPNYSNLAAVGMWTDISVKIFSLPDLNLITEEHLGGEIIPRSVLLCAFEGIPYLLCALGDGHLLNFLLNTSTGELTDRKKVSLGTQPITLRTFSSKSTTHVFAASDRPTVIYSSNKKLLYSNVNLKEVSHMCPFNSAAFPDSLAIAKEGELTIGTIDDIQKLHIRSIPLGEHARRICHQEQSRTFAICSLKYNQSSTEDSEMHFIRLLDDQTFDFISTYSLDQFEYGCSILNCSFSDDNNAYYCVGTAYVMPEENEPTKGRILVFMVEDRKLQLVAEKETKGAVYSLNAFNGKLLAAINQKIQLYKWMLRDDGTRELQSECGHHGHILALYVQTRGDFIVVGDLMKSISLLIYKHEEGAIEERARDYNANWMSAVEILDDDIYLGAENNFNLFTVRKNSEGATDEERGRLEVVGEYHLGEFVNRFQHGSLVMRLPDSDVGKIPTIIFGTVNGVIGVIASLPQDQYVFMERLQTNLRKVIKGVGGLSHEQWRSFYSEKKTVDSRNFLDGDLIESFLDLGRSRMEEISKVMSVSVEELMKRVEELTRLH, from the exons ATGAGTACGTATAATTACGTTGTCACGGCTCACAAGCCAACGAATGTCACTCATTCATGCGTCGGCAATTTCACTGGCCCTCAAGAACTCAATCTTATTATCGC GAAATGTACACGAATCGAGATTCATTTACTCACTCCTCAAGGCCTGCAG CCTATGTTGGATGTGCCAATATATGGAAGAATTGCAACACTAGAACTTTTCAGACCTCAC GGTGAAACACAAGACCTTCTGTTTATTGCAACAGAAAGATACAAGTTTTGTGTTCTTCAGTGGGATGCTGATGCAAATGAGGTTCTTACAAG AGCAATGGGTGACGTGTCAGATCGAATAGGAAGACCTACAGACAATGGCCAG ATAGGCATAATTGACCCAGACTGCAGACTCATTGGACTCCATCTGTATGATGGATTATTCAAG GTCATTCCATTCGATAACAAAGGACAGCTCAAAGAAGCTTTCAACATCAggcttgaagaacttcaagttttGGATATCAAATTTCTCTATGGTTGTCCAAAGCCTACAATTGTTGTTCTTTATCAG GATAACAAAGATGCTCGACATGTAAAAACATATGAGGTTTCTTTAAAAGATAAAGACTTTGTTGAAGGTCCATGGTCTCAGAACAATCTTGATAATGGGGCTGATTTACTGATACCAGTTCCACCACCTTTTTGTGGTGTATTAATCATTGGGGAAGAGACAATTGTCTACTGCAGTGCCTCTGCTTTTAAAGCAATACCAATTAGACCT TCTATTACTAGAGCATATGGAAGGGTGGATGCAGATGGTTCCAGATATTTACTTGGTGACCATAGTGGCCTTCTTCACTTGCTTGTCATTGCCCATGAGAAAGAAAA AGTTACTGGACTCAAAATTGAGCTTCTAGGGGAAACTTCTATAGCATCTACTATATCATATCTTGATAATGCTTTCGTGTATGTTGGCTCAAGCTATGGAGATTCCCAG CTTATTAAGTTGAATCTCCAACCTGATCCAAAAGGCTCTTACGTGGAAGTTCTAGAAAGGTATGTCAACTTGGGTCCAATTGTTGACTTTTGTGTGGTTGACTTAGAGAGACAAGGTCAAGGGCAAGTTGTCACTTGCTCAGGAGCATATAAAGATGGTTCCCTTCGCATTGTTAGAAATGGAATTGGGATAAACGAACAG gCCTCTGTGGAGCTACAAGGTATCAAAGGAATGTGGTCACTAAGATCAGCAACAGACGACATTTATGACACATTTTTGGTTGTTAGCTTCATCAGTGAGACTCGAATATTGGCAATGAATTTAGAGGATGAATTAGAGGAAACTGAGATTGAAGGTTTTTGTTCTCAAGTACAAACTTTATTCTGTCATGATGCTATCCATAATCAACTTGTTCAG GTTACTTCAAGCTCAGTGAGACTGGTGAGTTCAAGTTCAGGAGAGCTACGAAACGAATGGCATGCACCCAATGACTACTCTATAAATGTCGCGACTGCCAATGCTACTCAG GTTCTTTTGGCTACTAGAGGTGGCCATCTGGTTTACCTTGAAATTGGTGATGGTGTTTTAGTAGAAAAAAAACACGCAGAACTGAAATATGATATCTCATGTCTTGACATAAATCCAATTGGTGAAAATCCAAATTATAGTAATCTTGCTGCAGTTGGGATGTGGACTGATATTAGTGTCAAGATATTTTCACTACCTGATTTAAATCTCATCACTGAAGAACATCTAGGTGGCGAAATTATACCGCGTTCTGTTCTTCTTTGTGCCTTTGAAGGG ATACCTTACTTGTTGTGTGCACTTGGAGATGGACATCTTTTGAACTTTTTACTCAACACAAGCACAGGGGAATTAACAGACAGGAAAAAGGTGTCACTTGGGACACAACCGATAACTTTGAGGACATTTTCATCAAAGAGTACCACACATGTTTTTGCAGCCTCTGATAGACCAACAGTTATATACAGCAGTAATAAAAAATTACTCTACAGCAATGTAAACCTGAAAGAAGTCAGTCACATGTGCCCTTTCAATTCTGCTGCTTTTCCTGACAG TCTTGCTATTGCAAAAGAGGGTGAGTTGACAATTGGCACAATCGATGATATTCAGAAGCTTCATATTCGGTCAATTCCTCTTGGAGAACATGCAAGGCGCATCTGTCATCAAGAACAATCTCGGACATTTGCAATATGTAGTTTGAAGTACAATCAATCAAGCACAGAAGATTCTGAGATGCATTTTATCCGGTTGTTGGAtgatcaaacattcgatttcatTTCAACTTACTCACTTGACCAATTTGAGTATGGTTGCTCTATTTTGAATTGCTCTTTCTCAGATGATAACAATGCATATTACTGTGTTGGGACAGCTTATGTTATGCCAGAGGAAAATGAGCCAACAAAGGGGCGCATattggttttcatggtggaagatAGGAAGCTACAGCTAGTAGCTGAGAAAGAAACCAAAGGCGCTGTTTACTCTTTAAATGCTTTCAATGGTAAACTCCTTGCTGCTATAAATCAAAAAATCCAGCTCTACAAATGGATGCTCCGTGACGATGGGACCCGCGAATTACAATCCGAATGTGGACACCATGGCCATATTCTCGCTCTTTATGTACAAACTCGTGGGGATTTCATTGTTGTTGGTGATCTCATGAAATCAATCTCACTCTTAATATACAAG CATGAAGAAGGTGCGATAGAGGAGCGGGCCCGCGACTACAACGCGAATTGGATGTCGGCGGTTGAGATTTTGGATGATGATATTTACCTGGGAGCTGAAAACAATTTTAACCTTTTTACGGTCCGTAAAAACAGTGAAGGAGCTACGGATGAAGAACGGGGGCGTTTAGAAGTGGTAGGTGAATATCATTTGGGTGAATTTGTGAACCGATTCCAACATGGGTCACTTGTGATGCGTCTTCCTGATTCGGATGTGGGGAAGATCCCGACTATAATCTTTGGAACTGTGAATGGTGTGATTGGTGTTATTGCTTCGCTTCCTCAAGATCAGTATGTGTTTATGGAGAGGCTTCAGACGAATTTGAGGAAGGTGATAAAAGGGGTTGGGGGGTTGAGTCATGAACAATGGAGGTCGTTTTATAGTGAGAAGAAGACTGTGGATTCGAGGAATTTCTTGGATGGGGATTTGATTGAGTCGTTTCTTGATCTTGGAAGGAGTAGAATGGAGGAGATTTCTAAGGTTATGAGTGTTTCGGTTGAGGAACTTATGAAGAGAGTAGAAGAGTTGACTAGGTTGCATTAA
- the LOC111880690 gene encoding ABC transporter C family member 2 has translation MGFNPVDSYCRPVENGVWATAVDNEFGPYTPCATDSLVTGISHLVLLGICIYRIWVTKKNFKVQRFKLRSNLYNYFLGLLALYCTAEPLVRLIMGISAFNVDAETGLAPYEIVTLVIKTLAWCCVLIVLGVETVIYVCEVRWFMRFGIIYALLGDAVLFNLVLSVSQYYTRDVLYLYFSEVAIQVFFGVCLIVYLPTLDPYPGYTPIRVDPLDDGEYEELGGSEEICPERRTNIISSIFFSWMNPLMLLGYKRPLTEKDIWKLDTWDQTETLNSKFQIYWEEELRKPKPWLLRALHRSLGGRFWWGGFWKIGNDLSQFVGPLILNQLLLSMQERGPAQIGYIYAFTIFVGVVLGVLCEAQYFQNVMRVGYRLRSTLIAAVFRKTLRLTNESRRKIASGKIVNLMTTDSESLGALTQSLHTLWSAPFRIILALVLLYQQLGVASVLGALLLVLMFPIQTLVISRMQKMSKEGLQRTDKRIGLMNEILAAMDTVKCYAWENSFQEKVQVVRTDELSWFRRVQMLGSLNTFFLNSIPVVVIVVSFGLFTLFGGDLTPARAFTSLSLFAVLRFPLFMLPNMVTQVVNANVSLKRLEDLLLAEERLLLPNPPLEPGLPAISIRNGFFSWDSKPDKPTLSNINLDIPIGSLVAIVGSTGEGKTSLVSAMLGELPPVSDSHVVMRGTVAYVPQVSWIFNATVRDNILFGSTFESGRYEKTIDVTALHHDLDLLPGGDLTEIGERGVNISGGQKQRVSMARAVYSNSDVFVFDDPLSALDAHVGRQVFEKCIKEELKGKTRVLVTNQLHFLSQVDRILLVHEGMVKEEGTFEELSEHGALFQKLMENAGKMEEYVEEQEAIEETDTKVSKPVANGVNGESAKDDKKKGPKSVLIKQEERETGVISFNVLKRYKDALGGWFVVVILFGCYAATETLRILSSSWLSIWTDESTPKNYSPLFYNLIYALLSLGQVMVTLVNSFWLIVTSLHAARKLHNAMLGSILRAPMVFFHTNPLGRIINRFSKDLGDIDRNVAPFVNMFLGQVSQLLSTFVLIGLLSTMSLWAILPLLLVFYGAYLYYQSTAREVKRLDSITRSPVYAQFGEALNGLSTIRAYKAYDRMAKINGNSMDNNIRFTLVNMSANRWLAIRLETVGGLMIWLTATFAVMQNGKARNQEAFASTMGLLLSYALNITTLLTTVLRLASLAENSLNAVERVGTYIELPSEAPGVIEDNRPPPGWPSEGSIKFEDVVLRYRPELPPVLHGLTFLIPASDKVGIVGRTGAGKSSMLNALFRIVELERGRIVIDNCDIGKFGLTDLRKVLGIIPQAPVLFSGTVRFNLDPFNEHNDPDLWESLERAHLKDVIRRNPLGLDAEVSEAGENFSVGQRQLLSLSRALLRRSKILVLDEATAAVDVRTDALIQKTIREEFKSCTMIIIAHRLNTIIDCDRILLLDAGQVVEYDAPGKLLQNEQTAFSKMVQSTGAANAQYLRTLAFEAEGDKAEKAAVAGQKRWLASTRWAAAAQFALSATLNSSQNDLVHMEFENDNNNILKRTKDAVVTLQGVLKGEHDKEIEESLERSQVPRERWWSALYKVVEGLSVMGKLGRNKLQLSEYGGFKDEAIDWDHVQM, from the exons ATGGGGTTTAATCCCGTGGACTCATACTGTCGTCCGGTGGAAAATGGTGTATGGGCGACGGCGGTGGACAACGAATTTGGGCCTTACACACCTTGTGCAACCGATTCACTGGTTACTGGCATTTCCCATTTGGTACTTCTGGGAATCTGCATATACAGGATATGGGTGACGAAGAAGAATTTCAAAGTGCAAAGGTTCAAATTGAGGTCGAATCTCTACAATTACTTTTTGGGATTATTGGCTCTTTACTGTACTGCTGAGCCTTTGGTCAGATTGATAATGGGGATTTCGGCTTTCAATGTTGATGCAGAGACTGGTCTTGCCCCATACGAG ATTGTTACCTTAGTTATCAAGACTCTTGCATGGTGCTGTGTGTTGATTGTGCTCGGGGTCGAAACCGTAATTTATGTTTGTGAAGTTCGTTGGTTTATGAGATTTGGTATCATTTATGCTTTGCTTGGAGATGCTGTCTTGTTTAACCTTGTGCTTTCTGTGAGCCAATATTACACAAG AGATGTACTGTATCTCTATTTCAGTGAGGTTGCCATCCag GTTTTCTTTGGGGTATGCTTGATTGTGTATCTTCCAACTTTGGATCCTTATCCGGGTTACACCCCAATACGGGTTGACCCGTTGGATGATGGTGAATATGAAGAACTTGGTGGAAGTGAAGAAATTTGTCCAGAAAGACGCACCAACATTATTTCTA GCATCTTCTTCTCTTGGATGAATCCACTCATGCTTTTAGGTTACAAAAGACCTCTCACAGAGAAAGATATATGGAAACTGGACACTTGGGATCAAACAGAAACACTTAACAGCAA ATTCCAAATATACTGGGAAGAAGAGCTCCGCAAACCTAAACCATGGCTTTTAAGGGCTTTACATCGTAGTCTTGGAGGAAG GTTTTGGTGGGGAGGCTTTTGGAAG ATTGGCAATGATCTTTCTCAGTTTGTTGGACCACTGATTTTGAACCAACTTTTATTG TCTATGCAAGAACGTGGTCCAGCTCAGATTGGTTACATCTATGCTTTCACAATCTTCGTTGGAGTG GTACTTGGTGTGTTGTGTGAGGCTCAGTATTTTCAGAATGTGATGCGTGTTGGTTATCGCCTTCGTTCAACTCTG ATTGCTGCAGTCTTCCGGAAGACTTTGAGGCTAACTAATGAGAGTCGCAGAAAGATTGCATCTGGGAAGATAGTTAACTTGATGACAACCGATTCTGAATCACTTGGGGCAT TAACCCAATCACTTCACACTTTGTGGTCTGCACCTTTTCGTATCATTCTTGCTTTGGTTCTTCTCTACCAACAACTTGGTGTTGCTTCAGTCCTTGGTGCATTATTGCTGGTTCTTATGTTCCCCATACAG ACTTTGGTTATTAGTAGAATGCAAAAAATGTCAAAGGAAGGACTGCAGAGAACCGATAAGAGAATTGGTCTCATGAATGAAATCTTAGCAGCCATGGACACTGTCAA ATGCTATGCTTGGGAGAATAGTTTCCAAGAAAAGGTCCAAGTTGTTAGAACAGATGAATTGTCATGGTTTCGAAGAGTACAAATGCTAGGATCG TTGAATACTTTTTTCTTGAATAGTATTCCAGTGGTTGTGATTGTGGTTTCATTTGGGTTGTTTACATTATTTGGAGGAGACCTGACACCTGCTCGAGCCTTCACATCACTTTCTTTATTCGCTGTATTACGTTTTCCACTCTTCATGCTTCCAAATATGGTCACTCAG GTTGTAAATGCTAATGTGTCTTTGAAACGTTTGGAAGATCTTCTATTAGCTGAAGAGAGACTTCTTCTTCCAAATCCACCTCTTGAACCAGGGCTTCCAGCTATCTCAATTAGAAATGGCTTCTTTTCATGGGATTCAAAG CCTGATAAACCAACACTATCAAATATAAACTTAGATATACCAATTGGTAGTCTGGTGGCAATTGTGGGAAGTACAGGAGAGGGTAAAACATCACTTGTATCTGCCATGCTTGGAGAGCTGCCACCTGTCAGTGATTCACATGTTGTTATGAGAGGAACTGTTGCTTATGTCCCACAAGTCTCATGGATCTTCAATGCAACT GTACGTGACAACATATTGTTTGGATCAACCTTTGAATCTGGTAGATATGAGAAGACAATAGATGTAACTGCACTTCACCATGACCTAGACTTGCTTCCT GGTGGTGATCTTACTGAGATTGGTGAAAGAGGGGTGAATATTAGTGGAGGGCAAAAACAAAGAGTTTCCATGGCTAGAGCTGTATACTCCAACTCAGATGTATTCGTGTTTGATGATCCTTTGAGTGCTCTAGATGCTCATGTGGGTCGACAGGTGTTTGAGAAATGTATTAAAGAAGAATTAAAAGGAAAAACACGAGTTCTAGTTACAAATCAGTTGCATTTTCTTTCACAAGTGGATAGGATCCTTTTGGTCCATGAAGGCATGGTGAAAGAGGAGGGAACCTTTGAGGAACTTTCAGAGCATGGTGCACTCTTTCAAAAGTTAATGGAAAATGCAGGAAAGATGGAGGAATATGTGGAAGAACAGGAAGCCATTGAAGAAACTGATACAAAGGTATCAAAACCTGTTGCTAATGGTGTCAATGGTGAGTCAGCAAAGGATGATAAAAAGAAAGGACCAAAATCTGTTCTTATTAAACAAGAAGAACGCGAAACAGGTGTAATCAGCTTCAATGTTTTGAAGAG gtATAAAGATGCATTAGGAGGGTGGTTTGTTGTGGTTATACTATTCGGATGTTATGCTGCAACAGAAACTTTAAGAATACTGAGTAGCTCATGGTTGAGTATTTGGACAGATGAAAGCACCCCAAAGAACTACAGTCCACTATTCTATAATCTCATCTATGCACTTCTATCACTTGGTCAA GTTATGGTGACATTGGTGAACTCTTTTTGGTTGATTGTGACAAGTCTTCATGCTGCTAGGAAGTTGCATAATGCTATGCTTGGGTCCATATTGAGGGCTCCTATGGTCTTTTTCCACACGAATCCCCTTGGGCGTATCATCAACAGATTTTCAAAAGATCTTGGTGACATAGATCGAAATGTTGCCCCATTTGTGAACATGTTTTTGGGACAGGTGTCACAGCTTTTGTCAACCTTTGTTCTAATCGGACTATTAAGCACCATGTCTCTATGGGCCATATTACCACTTCTCTTAGTCTTCTATGGAGCTTATCTCTATTATCAG AGCACAGCACGTGAAGTAAAAAGATTAGATTCCATTACAAGATCACCTGTATACGCACAATTTGGTGAAGCTTTAAATGGTCTTTCCACAATTCGTGCATATAAAGCATACGATCGAATGGCAAAAATCAATGGAAACTCAATGGACAACAACATCCGGTTCACATTAGTCAACATGAGTGCAAACCGTTGGTTAGCAATTCGGTTAGAAACAGTAGGTGGACTCATGATCTGGCTAACTGCAACTTTTGCAGTTATGCAAAATGGAAAAGCAAGAAACCAAGAAGCATTTGCATCCACCATGGGATTGCTTCTAAGTTATGCATTAAACATCACAACATTGTTAACAACTGTTCTTAGACTTGCAAGTTTAGCTGAAAACAGTTTGAATGCTGTTGAACGTGTTGGGACTTACATTGAATTGCCTTCTGAGGCTCCGGGAGTTATTGAGGATAACAGGCCGCCACCTGGCTGGCCTTCTGAGGGTTCTATAAAGTTTGAGGATGTTGTTTTGAGGTATAGGCCTGAGCTGCCACCTGTCCTCCATGGGTTGACTTTCTTGATTCCTGCAAGTGATAAAGTTGGAATTGTTGGAAGAACAGGAGCGGGGAAATCGAGTATGTTGAATGCGTTGTTTCGGATTGTGGAATTGGAGAGGGGTAGAATTGTAATTGATAATTGTGATATTGGGAAGTTTGGGTTAACTGATTTGAGGAAAGTTCTTGGGATTATACCACAAGCACCGGTTCTTTTTTCAG GAACTGTGAGATTCAATCTTGACCCTTTCAATGAGCATAATGATCCTGATCTTTGGGAATCTTTGGAGAGGGCCCACTTGAAGGATGTGATTAGGAGGAATCCTTTGGGGTTAGATGCTGAGGTGTCAGAGGCTGGAGAGAATTTCAGTGTAGGACAAAGACAATTACTAAGTCTTTCACGTGCATTGCTTCGAAGATCAAAGATTCTTGTTCTTGATGAAGCAACTGCAGCTGTTGATGTTAGAACAGATGCACTTATCCAAAAAACAATCCGTGAAGAATTCAAATCATGTACTATGATCATCATTGCTCATCGTTTAAACACCATTATTGATTGTGATCGCATCCTTCTTCTTGATGCTGGTCag GTTGTTGAGTATGATGCTCCAGGAAAGCTATTGCAAAATGAGCAAACTGCATTTTCAAAAATGGTACAAAGTACAGGGGCTGCAAATGCACAGTATTTGCGTACCTTAGCATTTGAAGCGGAAGGTGACAAGGCGGAGAAGGCGGCGGTGGCCGGACAGAAGAGGTGGCTGGCCTCCACGCGGTGGGCGGCTGCCGCCCAGTTTGCACTTTCTGCTACCCTGAATTCATCTCAAAACGACCTTGTTCATATGGAGTTtgaaaatgataataataatattcttAAAAGAACAAAGGATGCGGTTGTAACTCTTCAGGGTGTTTTGAAAGGGGAACATGATAAAGAGATTGAAGAGTCACTTGAACGTTCACAGGTCCCTAGGGAGAGATGGTGGTCTGCTCTCTATAAAGTAGTGGAAG GTCTTTCGGTGATGGGGAAATTGGGGCGTAACAAGCTCCAGCTATCGGAATATGGGGGATTTAAAGATGAAGCGATTGATTGGGACCATGTTCAGATGTAG
- the LOC111880780 gene encoding uncharacterized protein LOC111880780, translating to MSGSVESSNPNSSLFPPSDINPSLQITQHKLNGLNFREWFQSVLLVIRGKGKTGYLTGETEAPNKKDAHYKIWEAENSIVMAWLVNSMNPNIGRTYLYYNTAHEIWKAVQEMYSDLENTSQCFEIRSALRSTNQGGRSVTEYYNVLTELWQEMDVFYHINWSCPQDGTLHAKMLEKDRIFDFLQGLNKELDEVRGRILGTKPLPSLREVFAEVRREESLVKVMLHTLISIDVEGSALAAYRSEGQKNSKSSNAKVWCEH from the coding sequence ATGTCGGGCTCTGTTGAATCTTCAAACCCAAATTCATCTCTTTTTCCACCATCTGATATCAATCCCTCTCTTCAAATTACCCAACATAAACTTAATGGATTGAATTTCCGTGAATGGTTTCAATCGGTTCTTCTTGTCATCAGAGGGAAAGGGAAGACCGGGTACCTTACCGGTGAAACTGAAGCCCCGAACAAAAAGGATGCTCACTACAAAATATGGGAGGCAGAAAACTCCATTGTTATGGCGTGGTTGGTTAATTCTATGAACCCGAATATCGGAAGAACCTATCTCTATTATAACACAGCTCATGAAATCTGGAAAGCTGTCCAAGAGATGTATTCCGATCTTGAAAACACCTCACAATGTTTTGAGATTCGTTCAGCTCTTCGAAGTACCAACCAAGGAGGACGATCGGTTACTGAATACTACAACGTTCTAACAGAACTGTGGCAGGAGATGGATGTGTTTTACCACATAAACTGGTCATGTCCTCAAGACGGTACTCTTCATGCAAAAATGCTTGAAAAAGATAGAATTTTTGATTTCCTTCAAGGTCTCAACAAAGAACTAGACGAGGTTAGGGGCAGAATCCTTGGCACCAAACCACTTCCCTCTCTTCGAGAAGTATTTGCAGAAGTTCGACGAGAAGAAAGTCTTGTGAAGGTGATGCTACATACCCTAATAAGTATCGATGTTGAAGGTTCTGCCCTTGCTGCCTACAGATCAGAAGGACAAAAGAATTCTAAGTCTTCAAACGCCAAAGTCTGGTGTGAACACTGA
- the LOC111880782 gene encoding uncharacterized mitochondrial protein AtMg00810-like — MKQFGYMQSQADHSLFIKQSSDGKKSILLVYVDDMIITRDDIHEIENLKRRLHSMFKVKDLGKLQYFLGMEIARSKQGIFVSQQRYVLNLLKETGKLGCKPASTPQERNWTSKISNNDPPVDREQYQRLVGKLIYLSLTRPDIAYSVSVVSQYMHSPTKRHYEVVQQILRYLKGTPGKGIFFKKNEQRNIEGFADADWGGSTEAKSTTGYCTKVWGNIVTWRSKKQTVVARSSTEAEYRAISQGICELIWIKRLLEDLKIDVDGPMKLNSDSKPAIEIVHNPICHN, encoded by the coding sequence ATGAAGCAATTTGGGTACATGCAAAGTCAAGCTGATCACAGCTTATTTATAAAACAGTCTAGTGATGGTAAGAAGTCGATATTACTTGTGTATGTAGACGATATGATCATCACTAGGGATGATATTCACGAGATTGAGAACTTGAAAAGAAGGTTACATTCCATGTTTAAGGTTAAGGACCTTGGAAAGTTACAATATTTCCTTGGAATGGAAATTGCTCGAAGCAAGCAAGGAATATTTGTGTCCCAACAAAGATATGTTCTCAATCTTTTGAAAGAAACAGGAAAACTTGGATGCAAACCAGCAAGTACTCCTCAAGAGCGAAACTGGACATCTAAAATCAGCAATAATGACCCTCCAGTTGATCGAGAGCAGTACCAACGCCTTGTAGGTAAGTTAATTTACCTATCTCTAACACGTCCTGATATTGCATACAGTGTGAGTGTAGTAAGCCAGTATATGCATTCTCCCACAAAAAGACACTACGAAGTTGTTCAACAAATTCTACGGTATTTGAAAGGCACACCTGGAAAAGGaatattttttaagaaaaatgaaCAACGAAACATTGAAGGGTTTGCTGATGCAGATTGGGGAGGCTCAACTGAGGCCAAGTCAACAACAGGTTATTGTACTAAAGTATGGGGAAACATAGTTACCTGGAGAAGTAAGAAACAAACTGTGGTAGCTAGAAGCAGTACTGAAGCAGAGTATAGGGCAATATCTCAAGGAATTTGTGAGCTAATCTGGATTAAAAGGCTGCTAGAAGATCTTAAAATAGATGTTGATGGTCCAATGAAGTTGAATAGTGATAGTAAACCCGCAATTGAAATTGTCCATAATCCtatttgtcacaactag